One stretch of Chlamydia abortus DNA includes these proteins:
- the tpiA gene encoding triose-phosphate isomerase, whose translation MERKRYIFGNWKMHKTAKEAKDYLSVFCPLLEEVAPVSCVGITPAFTALHACCESIKFFHSPLWLGAQNVHQDTSGAFTGEISLPMLKEFDVNFVLLGHSECRHIFHEEDTTIALKVGAAAREGIIPVLCIGETLEVREKGATEAMLSNQLMLGLAQLPETASVIIAYEPVWAIGTGKVASAVDVQEAHAFCREVLANIFSKEKAEEISILYGGSVKADNAEGFARCPDVDGLLVGGASLDPKVFADVVANFHR comes from the coding sequence ATGGAACGTAAGCGTTATATTTTCGGTAATTGGAAAATGCATAAGACAGCTAAAGAGGCTAAAGATTATTTGTCTGTTTTCTGCCCTCTCCTTGAAGAAGTTGCTCCTGTATCTTGTGTGGGTATCACCCCCGCATTCACAGCGTTACATGCTTGCTGTGAATCTATAAAATTTTTTCACAGTCCTCTGTGGCTGGGAGCGCAAAATGTACATCAGGATACCTCGGGAGCCTTTACAGGTGAAATTTCCTTGCCTATGCTCAAAGAATTTGATGTCAATTTTGTACTTTTAGGTCACTCCGAATGCCGTCATATTTTTCATGAAGAAGATACGACCATTGCGCTTAAGGTTGGTGCCGCAGCTCGTGAAGGCATTATTCCCGTTCTGTGTATCGGAGAAACTCTAGAAGTTAGAGAAAAAGGCGCGACGGAAGCTATGTTATCTAACCAGTTGATGTTGGGGCTTGCGCAACTTCCGGAAACTGCCTCTGTAATCATTGCTTATGAACCCGTATGGGCAATTGGTACGGGTAAAGTAGCTTCAGCGGTTGATGTGCAAGAGGCACATGCCTTTTGTCGAGAGGTGCTTGCGAATATATTTTCCAAAGAGAAAGCTGAGGAGATTTCCATTCTTTATGGGGGATCTGTAAAGGCAGATAATGCTGAAGGATTTGCTCGTTGTCCTGATGTAGACGGGTTGTTAGTAGGGGGCGCTTCCTTAGATCCTAAAGTTTTTGCCGATGTTGTCGCGAATTTTCATCGTTAG
- the secG gene encoding preprotein translocase subunit SecG, translating to MTALFYSFLFIFLLLCVILCGLILIQESKSMGLGSSFGVDSGDSVFGVSTPDILKKVTAWLAVVFCFSCLFLSFATTYLGKNSQEPPVHVLEQVSSDGEEISSE from the coding sequence GTGACCGCCTTGTTTTATTCGTTTTTATTTATCTTTCTTCTTTTGTGCGTAATTCTTTGCGGACTGATTTTGATTCAAGAAAGCAAGAGTATGGGACTCGGTTCTTCTTTTGGCGTGGATTCAGGAGATTCCGTTTTTGGTGTATCTACCCCGGATATTTTAAAGAAAGTCACTGCTTGGTTGGCAGTAGTTTTCTGCTTTAGTTGTTTGTTTCTATCTTTTGCGACAACATACTTGGGGAAAAATTCTCAAGAACCTCCTGTACATGTTCTAGAACAAGTTTCTTCAGATGGAGAAGAAATCTCTAGCGAATAG
- the def gene encoding peptide deformylase codes for MIRELEYYGSPTLRRKAEAILEITDEIRQLAQDMYETMVAHKGVGLAAPQVGESVSLFVMCVEGETEDGDLIFCDFPKVYINPVLSNVSEDLVLGREGCLSIPGLRADVYRPRSITVKAINLDGQEFTEHLEGFPARIVMHENDHLNGILYIDKMEEPKDYKKFKSALEKIRRRYNNHITDKAS; via the coding sequence ATGATTAGAGAATTAGAATATTACGGTAGCCCTACGTTACGTAGAAAGGCGGAGGCTATTCTTGAAATTACTGATGAGATTCGTCAGTTGGCTCAAGATATGTATGAGACTATGGTCGCTCATAAGGGAGTGGGTTTAGCAGCTCCTCAGGTAGGGGAAAGCGTAAGTCTTTTTGTTATGTGTGTTGAGGGAGAAACAGAGGATGGGGATCTGATTTTTTGTGACTTCCCCAAGGTATATATTAATCCTGTACTTTCTAATGTTTCCGAGGATCTTGTTTTAGGTAGGGAAGGATGTTTATCAATTCCCGGGTTGCGCGCTGATGTCTATCGTCCGCGTTCCATTACCGTAAAAGCGATCAATCTCGATGGTCAAGAATTCACGGAACATTTAGAAGGGTTTCCTGCGCGTATTGTCATGCATGAAAATGACCATCTCAATGGAATTTTATACATTGATAAGATGGAAGAACCTAAGGATTATAAGAAGTTTAAGTCTGCCTTAGAAAAAATTCGCCGTCGTTATAATAATCATATCACAGATAAAGCTTCTTAG
- a CDS encoding HEAT repeat domain-containing protein, protein MGLSRLIIPLGLCLSFPSLVFSSFPDPVSHKILYTSQKSVEQALTAYLEALETQGDHDFALLRKISENCLKQGLRSDDPYIRKSTIIGAGIVGSAEAFEILSQAMETNDPLQQLLVLSASSSHLGKSSDELLFKALTSAYPVIRLEAAYRLAGLKNIKVIDHLHSFIYKLPEEIQCLSAAIFLRLETEEADTYIRQLLSSTKSTTRNYAALLIGEYQQKRFLPTLRHLLTSASPLDREAAVYALGMLKDGQSYNAIKKLSEQHDPDLSLASAQALLAIGKEEDALPIFEKQIQEEHSRALYTARLLSKEIGIPLVLPVFLHTQNSEAKLNAALALIHLGCDHPELLEYITEWLVQRQYTRALVPAFSKGRATQAWKCRAVILPQNPTERAKALSAMQHTEEQILVSLLQLPKEAYLPYIEKILLSQKTALASKAISFLAHSSHQQALDILSRASQLPGEPVIRAYADLALYNLTKDPEKKLSLHRYAQELIQETLLFIDTEDRQPHPDSPYLRYQITPEIRAKLMLDILETLVVSKTHEDIRLLIQLMTQTKAKNCHILAGLLMKMIE, encoded by the coding sequence ATGGGATTATCTCGTTTAATCATCCCTCTAGGGCTATGTTTAAGTTTTCCTAGTTTGGTTTTTAGTAGTTTCCCTGATCCTGTAAGTCATAAGATCCTTTATACCAGCCAAAAATCTGTAGAACAAGCTCTTACCGCCTATCTCGAGGCCTTAGAAACGCAAGGAGACCATGACTTTGCGTTATTAAGAAAAATCTCTGAGAACTGTTTAAAACAGGGATTACGCTCTGATGATCCCTATATTCGAAAAAGCACGATTATTGGCGCGGGTATTGTAGGTTCTGCAGAAGCATTCGAGATTCTCTCGCAAGCCATGGAAACTAACGATCCTTTGCAACAATTGTTGGTATTATCCGCGTCATCTTCACATTTAGGGAAAAGCTCTGACGAACTGTTATTCAAAGCTCTGACCTCGGCCTATCCTGTAATTCGTTTAGAAGCTGCTTACCGTTTGGCGGGATTAAAAAATATTAAAGTCATCGATCATCTTCATTCTTTTATTTATAAGCTTCCTGAAGAAATCCAGTGTCTCTCGGCTGCGATTTTCCTAAGATTAGAAACTGAAGAAGCGGATACGTATATCCGTCAGCTGCTCTCTTCAACAAAAAGTACTACAAGAAACTATGCCGCTCTGTTGATAGGGGAATACCAACAAAAACGGTTCTTACCGACACTCCGGCATTTATTAACAAGTGCTTCCCCTTTAGATCGTGAAGCTGCCGTATATGCTTTAGGAATGTTAAAAGATGGTCAGAGTTATAACGCTATAAAAAAGCTTTCCGAGCAACATGATCCCGATTTATCGTTAGCCTCGGCTCAAGCGTTGCTGGCTATTGGTAAAGAAGAGGATGCGCTTCCTATTTTCGAAAAGCAGATACAAGAAGAACATTCTAGAGCTTTATACACAGCACGATTACTCTCTAAAGAGATAGGGATTCCCTTAGTACTTCCTGTATTTTTACATACTCAAAACAGTGAAGCCAAGTTAAATGCTGCTCTAGCTTTGATCCATTTAGGTTGTGATCATCCAGAACTTCTTGAATACATTACAGAATGGTTAGTTCAGCGACAGTATACCCGAGCATTAGTACCCGCATTTTCTAAAGGGCGTGCGACACAAGCGTGGAAATGCCGAGCAGTGATCCTCCCTCAAAATCCTACAGAGCGTGCTAAAGCCTTATCCGCTATGCAACATACTGAAGAACAGATCCTTGTTTCTCTTTTACAACTACCTAAAGAAGCGTATCTCCCTTATATCGAGAAAATACTCTTAAGTCAGAAAACCGCGCTGGCTTCCAAAGCCATCTCGTTTTTAGCCCATTCTTCTCATCAACAAGCTTTAGATATCCTTTCACGAGCGTCCCAACTTCCTGGGGAGCCTGTGATCCGTGCTTATGCCGATTTAGCATTATACAACCTGACTAAAGATCCTGAGAAAAAATTATCCCTACATCGTTATGCTCAGGAGCTCATCCAAGAAACGTTATTGTTTATTGATACAGAAGATAGACAACCCCACCCGGATTCTCCTTATCTTCGTTATCAAATTACTCCAGAAATACGAGCAAAACTCATGTTAGATATTCTTGAAACTCTTGTGGTATCAAAGACACATGAGGATATTCGTTTACTTATTCAGCTAATGACACAAACAAAAGCAAAAAATTGTCATATCTTAGCTGGGTTATTAATGAAAATGATAGAATAG
- a CDS encoding Maf-like protein, with amino-acid sequence MEPKFILGSSSPRRKLILEYFRIPFTCIPSNFEEHSVPYHGDPVAYSQELAIGKAESIVKDHNPEGLILTADTVVAYQGKIFNKPGSYDEAIEMLKTLSGQTHAVITSIALLQDRKLVTGEETTQVTFTQLPEAYLGRYIKAFSTLDKCGAYSIQEGGSLIIHNIQGCAYNVQGLPIKTLKHLLLEFNVDLWDYLV; translated from the coding sequence ATGGAACCAAAGTTCATCCTGGGTTCTTCTTCTCCACGAAGAAAATTGATATTAGAATACTTTCGTATTCCTTTTACCTGTATTCCCTCGAATTTTGAAGAACATTCGGTTCCCTATCATGGTGATCCTGTAGCGTATTCTCAAGAATTGGCTATAGGTAAAGCCGAGTCTATAGTCAAGGACCACAATCCTGAAGGTCTCATTCTTACTGCGGATACCGTTGTGGCGTATCAGGGGAAAATTTTCAATAAGCCGGGTTCTTATGATGAGGCTATTGAAATGTTAAAAACATTAAGCGGTCAAACCCATGCCGTAATTACAAGTATCGCGCTTTTGCAAGATAGGAAATTAGTAACCGGAGAAGAGACCACACAGGTAACATTTACCCAACTACCCGAGGCGTACCTGGGAAGGTATATCAAAGCATTTTCTACCCTAGACAAATGTGGAGCCTACAGTATTCAAGAAGGCGGCAGCTTGATTATTCATAATATCCAAGGATGTGCATATAATGTCCAAGGTCTTCCGATTAAAACACTGAAACATCTCTTGTTGGAGTTCAACGTTGACTTATGGGATTATCTCGTTTAA
- a CDS encoding ABC-F family ATP-binding cassette domain-containing protein, translating to MSIVLDKIGKTLGTRVLFDDVSVVFNPGNRYGLTGPNGAGKSTLLKIITGSVEPTRGSISLPKKVGILRQNIDSFGDVSVLDCVIMGNARLWDALQKRDALYLEEFTDAIGIKLGEMEEIIGEENGYRAESEAEELLTGIGIPEALFNSKMSAMPIDLQFRVLLCQSLFGHPEALLLDEPTNHLDIHSINWLGNFLKDYDGTVIVVSHDRHFLNTITTHIADIDYDTVIIYPGNYDAMVEMKTASRDQEKADIKSKEKKIAQLKEFVAKFGAGSRASQVQSRLREIKKLQPQELKKSNIQRPYIRFPLSEKASGKIVFSLEGITKSYNDETPLFQPFSLEIYQGDKLGIIGNNGLGKTTLMKLLAGVESPTQGSIKTGHQVAYSYFPQNHSDVLKDCGDETLFEWLRNRKTGINDQEIRSVLGKMLFGGDDAFKQIKALSGGETARLLMAGMMLENHNTLILDEANNHLDLESVSALAWAINDYKGTAIFVSHDRTLIEECATKLLIFEKGKITFFDGTMADYTSSSKL from the coding sequence ATGAGCATTGTACTTGACAAAATTGGCAAAACTTTAGGCACGCGCGTACTTTTCGACGACGTATCTGTGGTCTTTAACCCTGGCAATCGCTATGGGCTCACAGGACCCAACGGTGCTGGAAAATCTACCTTATTAAAAATTATCACGGGCTCTGTTGAGCCTACGCGTGGCTCTATTTCTTTACCTAAGAAAGTAGGAATCCTACGCCAAAATATAGATAGCTTTGGTGATGTTTCCGTTTTAGATTGCGTAATCATGGGTAACGCACGGTTATGGGATGCTTTGCAAAAAAGAGATGCTTTGTATCTTGAAGAGTTCACTGATGCTATTGGCATTAAACTCGGTGAAATGGAAGAGATCATTGGCGAAGAAAATGGTTACCGAGCGGAATCCGAGGCGGAAGAGCTACTTACAGGAATTGGCATTCCAGAAGCCTTGTTTAACAGTAAAATGTCTGCGATGCCTATAGACCTACAATTTCGTGTGCTTTTATGTCAGTCATTGTTTGGTCATCCGGAAGCTCTTCTTCTTGACGAGCCTACCAACCACCTGGATATTCACTCTATCAACTGGCTAGGGAACTTTTTAAAGGATTATGATGGGACGGTGATTGTTGTTAGCCACGACAGGCACTTTTTAAATACCATCACTACCCATATTGCGGATATTGACTATGACACTGTCATTATCTATCCTGGAAATTACGACGCTATGGTAGAAATGAAAACAGCTTCTCGAGATCAAGAGAAAGCTGATATCAAATCCAAAGAAAAGAAAATCGCCCAGCTGAAAGAGTTTGTGGCTAAATTCGGAGCGGGTTCTCGTGCAAGTCAAGTGCAATCACGCTTACGAGAAATTAAAAAGCTCCAGCCTCAAGAATTAAAGAAATCCAATATTCAGCGCCCTTACATACGTTTCCCTTTATCAGAAAAAGCTTCTGGTAAGATTGTCTTTTCTCTCGAAGGTATTACGAAAAGTTACAATGATGAAACTCCCCTATTTCAGCCTTTCTCTTTAGAGATATATCAAGGAGATAAGTTAGGCATTATTGGGAACAATGGCCTGGGGAAAACAACATTAATGAAACTGTTAGCCGGTGTAGAGTCCCCTACGCAAGGATCGATAAAGACTGGTCATCAAGTTGCTTATTCCTATTTTCCTCAAAATCACTCTGACGTCTTAAAAGATTGTGGAGATGAAACTCTGTTCGAATGGTTACGTAATCGTAAAACGGGAATTAACGACCAAGAGATCCGTAGTGTTTTAGGTAAGATGTTATTTGGTGGTGATGACGCTTTCAAGCAGATTAAGGCTTTATCCGGAGGGGAAACAGCTCGTTTGCTTATGGCGGGAATGATGTTGGAAAACCACAACACGCTGATTCTTGACGAAGCCAATAACCATTTAGATTTAGAGTCTGTTTCTGCACTCGCTTGGGCTATCAATGATTACAAAGGGACAGCCATATTTGTTTCTCATGACAGAACCCTCATCGAAGAATGCGCAACGAAACTATTGATTTTTGAAAAAGGTAAGATTACTTTCTTTGACGGGACAATGGCGGACTATACAAGCAGCAGCAAGCTGTAG
- a CDS encoding tyrosine recombinase XerC, with protein MVSAFYAFLDYLKNIKTASPHTLRNYCIDLNSFKTFLEKHGELTPSPPICLLTKERQEAELPFSLLTKDTVRLYILKLMQENKAKRTIKRRLSAIKSFSQYCVKQRILPDDPTETIQGPRLPKELPSPITYEQVEILMATPDLSKYTGLRDRCLLELFYSSGLRISEIVAINHWDIDFTSHLIRIRGKGKKERLVPITPHAAQWLQHYLTHPARTSIEKDAQAIFLNRFGKRLTTRSIDRKFQKYLRQSGLSGHITPHTIRHTIATHWLENGMDLKTIQALLGHSSLETTTIYTHVSMKLKKQTHNESHPHS; from the coding sequence ATGGTCTCAGCTTTTTATGCTTTTCTTGATTATCTAAAAAATATAAAAACTGCCTCCCCTCATACTTTAAGAAACTACTGTATCGATTTAAATAGTTTTAAAACCTTTTTAGAAAAACACGGTGAGCTCACCCCCTCCCCGCCAATCTGTTTACTCACAAAAGAACGACAGGAAGCTGAGCTTCCTTTTTCTCTACTCACAAAAGATACTGTGCGTCTCTACATTTTAAAACTCATGCAAGAAAACAAAGCAAAACGCACAATAAAACGTCGACTTTCAGCAATTAAAAGCTTCTCACAGTATTGTGTGAAACAGCGTATTCTCCCTGACGATCCTACCGAAACAATCCAAGGACCTAGATTACCTAAAGAACTGCCCTCACCCATCACCTATGAGCAAGTAGAAATACTCATGGCAACTCCGGACCTATCGAAATACACAGGATTGCGTGATCGTTGCTTATTAGAATTATTCTATAGCTCAGGATTACGTATTAGCGAAATTGTGGCTATAAACCACTGGGATATTGACTTTACTTCCCATCTTATTCGCATCCGAGGGAAAGGAAAAAAAGAACGTCTTGTTCCTATAACTCCTCATGCAGCTCAATGGCTACAACACTACCTAACCCATCCTGCAAGAACAAGTATTGAAAAAGATGCGCAAGCAATTTTTTTAAATCGTTTTGGGAAAAGATTAACTACGCGCTCTATTGATAGAAAATTTCAAAAATACCTGCGCCAGTCCGGTTTATCAGGGCACATTACTCCCCATACAATCCGCCATACCATTGCCACACATTGGCTAGAGAATGGCATGGATTTAAAAACCATTCAGGCTCTTCTCGGTCATAGTTCTTTAGAAACGACAACTATTTATACTCATGTATCTATGAAGCTTAAAAAGCAAACACATAATGAGTCCCACCCCCATAGCTAA
- a CDS encoding ribonuclease Z yields MSCRELVILGCSSQQPTRTRNQGAYLFRWNNEGLLFDPGEGTQRQFIFANIAPTIVSRIFISHFHGDHCLGLGSMLMRLNLDKVTHPIHCYYPASGKKYFDRLRYGTIYHETIRVIEHPIDKEGIVEDFGNFRIEARKLNHLVDTLGWRITEPDTIKFIPEKIKAAGLRGPIMQDLLRNEHVTVNGKTLYLKDLSYIRKGDSIAVIADTLPCPSIVDLAKNARIMLCESTYLEEHSHLAESHYHMTAKQAATQALAAGAQQLVLTHFSARYLNSKEFEIEAGKIFPNVTAAEEFRSYPFPKNPSSK; encoded by the coding sequence ATGAGCTGTAGAGAATTAGTTATTTTAGGTTGTTCCAGTCAACAACCGACGCGCACTCGCAATCAAGGTGCCTACTTATTTCGATGGAATAACGAAGGTTTACTTTTTGATCCTGGCGAAGGAACACAAAGACAATTCATTTTTGCCAATATTGCTCCCACTATTGTCTCTAGGATCTTTATTAGCCATTTTCATGGTGATCATTGCCTAGGTTTAGGCTCTATGCTGATGAGGTTAAACTTGGATAAGGTTACCCATCCCATCCATTGTTATTATCCAGCTTCGGGAAAAAAGTATTTCGATAGGTTACGCTACGGCACGATTTATCATGAGACTATCCGTGTGATTGAACATCCTATAGATAAAGAAGGGATCGTTGAAGATTTTGGAAATTTCCGTATCGAAGCGCGTAAACTCAATCATCTTGTTGATACTTTAGGATGGCGCATCACCGAACCCGACACTATAAAATTCATTCCAGAAAAGATCAAGGCTGCGGGATTGCGCGGCCCTATTATGCAAGACCTTCTTCGTAATGAACACGTCACAGTCAACGGAAAAACCTTATACCTCAAAGACCTAAGCTATATTAGAAAGGGGGATAGCATTGCTGTTATAGCAGATACGCTTCCCTGTCCATCCATTGTAGACTTGGCGAAAAATGCACGAATTATGTTGTGTGAAAGTACTTATCTTGAAGAGCATAGCCATTTAGCAGAAAGTCACTACCACATGACGGCCAAGCAAGCAGCCACGCAAGCCTTAGCTGCTGGAGCACAACAGCTCGTGCTTACACACTTTTCTGCACGCTACTTAAATTCTAAAGAGTTTGAAATCGAAGCAGGGAAAATTTTCCCTAATGTGACTGCAGCTGAAGAATTCCGTAGTTATCCCTTCCCTAAAAACCCTTCTTCTAAATAA
- a CDS encoding IncA family protein yields MTSSRLVPNAAISKNQTSHTITQNSEHNTAVLKRNKLITLICLLIMALLALIMVGGFLATPFFAAGMYIGMAALASLLISMVVFPLVISYLPQPSTHVRPRDLDLSKLDVRHNRLLHEIIKEDEKKYAQEQEVKQQRRQRRSLRSLPQRRPVEVSSSDEAPKPRRKTSSVLNLIRPRSSSSASSHSSSHDSDSISGEHQTQQPMVVTRPVFPKKYENYMHCID; encoded by the coding sequence ATGACCTCGTCTAGACTAGTCCCCAATGCCGCTATTTCCAAAAATCAAACTAGCCATACCATCACCCAAAATTCAGAACACAACACAGCAGTCCTAAAAAGAAACAAACTGATTACTTTGATCTGTCTGCTCATCATGGCTCTACTCGCTTTGATCATGGTCGGAGGGTTTCTAGCTACCCCATTCTTTGCTGCAGGAATGTATATTGGCATGGCTGCCCTAGCCTCCCTTCTCATTAGTATGGTCGTATTTCCTTTAGTCATCAGCTACTTACCCCAACCATCTACTCATGTACGGCCTAGAGATTTAGATCTCTCTAAATTAGATGTACGACACAATCGCTTACTTCATGAAATCATCAAAGAAGATGAGAAAAAATATGCGCAAGAACAAGAAGTAAAACAACAAAGAAGACAAAGGAGAAGTTTGAGATCCCTTCCTCAACGGAGGCCAGTCGAGGTATCTTCATCCGATGAAGCACCAAAACCTCGCAGAAAAACCTCCTCAGTCTTAAATCTGATTCGTCCTAGAAGCTCTTCATCTGCATCTTCTCATTCGTCTTCTCATGATTCAGATTCCATTTCTGGTGAGCACCAAACTCAACAACCCATGGTAGTCACTCGACCCGTGTTCCCGAAAAAATATGAAAATTACATGCATTGCATAGATTAA
- the lon gene encoding endopeptidase La — translation MDSTINNDSQILDPNPEEVEKLLDESEEVEEKSDDRSLPADLFILPLNKRPFFPGMAAPILIESGPYYEVLKLLAKSSQKYIGLVLTKKEDADILKVGFNQLYSVGVAARILRIMPIEGGSAQILLSIEERIRIVEPLKDKYLKARVSYHKDNKELTEELKAYSISIVSVIKDLLKLNPLFKEELQIFLGHSDFTEPGKLADFSVALTTATREELQEVLETTNMHDRIDKALILLKKELDLSRLQSSINQKIEATITKSQKEFFLKEQLKTIKKELGLEKEDRAIDLEKFMNRLKKRQVPDYAMEVIQDEIEKLQTLETSSAEYTVCRNYLDWLTIIPWGIQSKEYHDLKKAEIILNKDHYGLEDIKQRILELISVGKLSKGLKGSIICLVGPPGVGKTSIGRSIAKVLHRKFFRFSVGGMRDEAEIKGHRRTYIGAMPGKMVQALKQSQAMNPVIMIDEVDKIGASYHGDPASALLEVLDPEQNKDFLDHYLDVRVDLSNVLFILTANVLDTIPDPLLDRMEILRLSGYILEEKLQIATKYLVPRARKEMGLTAREIVFQPEALKHMINNYAREAGVRTLNGNIKKVLRKVALKIVKNQEKAHPKYTQYKINVNNLQDYLGKPIFSSDRFYDHTPVGVATGLAWTSLGGATLYIESVQVPSMKTDMHLTGQAGDVMKESSQIAWTYLHSALERYAPGYSFFSKSQVHIHIPEGATPKDGPSAGVTMVTSLLSLLLDTPILENLGMTGEITLTGRVLGVGGIREKLIAARRSRLNVLIFPEDNRRDYEELPAYLKKGLKIHFVAHYDDVFKVAFPHMN, via the coding sequence GTGGACTCTACAATAAATAACGACTCTCAGATCTTGGATCCTAATCCTGAAGAAGTAGAAAAACTCTTAGATGAATCCGAGGAAGTCGAAGAAAAATCAGATGATCGCTCCTTGCCTGCCGATTTATTTATTCTTCCGCTAAACAAGCGTCCCTTTTTCCCGGGTATGGCGGCTCCGATTCTTATAGAATCGGGCCCTTATTACGAAGTTCTAAAACTTCTAGCGAAATCCTCACAAAAATACATCGGTTTAGTTCTTACTAAAAAAGAAGACGCTGATATTTTAAAAGTGGGTTTCAACCAACTGTATAGTGTCGGCGTTGCTGCGCGTATTCTTCGTATTATGCCTATAGAGGGAGGCAGCGCGCAAATACTATTAAGTATAGAAGAGCGTATCCGCATTGTAGAGCCTCTTAAAGATAAATATCTTAAAGCTCGTGTCTCCTACCATAAAGACAACAAAGAGCTCACTGAAGAGTTAAAAGCGTATTCTATTAGCATTGTTTCCGTAATTAAGGATCTTTTAAAACTCAATCCTCTATTTAAAGAGGAATTGCAAATCTTTCTTGGCCACTCCGATTTTACAGAACCGGGGAAGCTTGCCGATTTTTCTGTAGCTCTAACTACAGCAACGAGGGAAGAACTCCAGGAAGTCCTTGAAACAACAAACATGCATGATCGTATTGACAAAGCTCTGATTCTTCTAAAAAAGGAACTGGATCTTAGTCGTCTGCAAAGTAGCATCAATCAAAAAATCGAAGCTACAATCACAAAAAGCCAGAAAGAGTTCTTCTTAAAAGAACAGTTAAAAACGATCAAAAAAGAGCTGGGGTTAGAAAAAGAAGATCGGGCCATCGACTTAGAGAAATTCATGAACCGGTTAAAAAAACGTCAGGTTCCTGATTATGCGATGGAAGTGATACAAGATGAAATAGAGAAGCTTCAAACCTTAGAAACATCGTCTGCTGAGTATACTGTTTGCCGCAACTATCTAGACTGGTTAACCATTATTCCTTGGGGCATCCAAAGTAAGGAGTATCACGATCTCAAAAAAGCGGAGATTATTCTTAACAAGGATCACTATGGTTTAGAAGATATTAAGCAACGTATCTTAGAACTGATCAGTGTGGGTAAGTTATCCAAAGGTCTTAAAGGCAGTATCATTTGCTTAGTAGGCCCTCCAGGTGTGGGGAAAACAAGTATTGGTCGCAGCATAGCAAAAGTCTTACATCGTAAATTTTTCCGTTTTTCAGTAGGCGGAATGCGAGATGAAGCTGAAATCAAAGGGCACCGACGTACGTATATTGGTGCTATGCCTGGGAAAATGGTGCAAGCTTTAAAACAAAGCCAAGCGATGAACCCGGTTATTATGATCGATGAGGTTGATAAAATTGGAGCCAGCTATCACGGCGATCCCGCATCAGCTTTGTTAGAAGTTTTAGACCCAGAACAAAACAAAGATTTTTTAGATCATTACCTAGATGTACGTGTTGATTTATCGAATGTTTTATTCATTTTAACTGCTAACGTTTTAGATACTATTCCTGATCCCCTTTTGGATCGTATGGAAATATTGCGGCTTTCTGGTTATATCCTTGAAGAGAAACTTCAAATCGCTACGAAGTATCTTGTGCCTAGAGCACGCAAAGAAATGGGATTAACAGCGCGAGAGATTGTCTTTCAACCCGAAGCTTTAAAGCATATGATTAACAACTATGCTCGAGAAGCTGGTGTGCGTACATTGAATGGCAATATTAAAAAAGTTCTAAGAAAAGTAGCGCTTAAGATAGTTAAAAATCAGGAAAAAGCACATCCAAAATACACGCAATATAAAATTAATGTAAACAACCTTCAGGACTACCTAGGCAAGCCTATTTTTTCCAGTGACCGTTTTTATGATCATACACCTGTAGGTGTGGCTACTGGGTTAGCCTGGACATCCCTAGGCGGCGCAACTTTATATATTGAAAGTGTTCAAGTGCCCTCAATGAAAACAGACATGCATCTCACAGGGCAGGCTGGAGATGTTATGAAAGAGTCTTCACAAATTGCGTGGACATATCTGCATAGTGCCTTAGAACGCTATGCTCCGGGTTATAGCTTTTTCTCGAAGTCTCAGGTACATATCCACATTCCTGAGGGAGCAACTCCTAAAGACGGCCCTTCAGCAGGTGTAACGATGGTCACATCGTTGCTTTCTCTGCTTTTAGATACGCCTATTTTAGAAAACTTAGGGATGACAGGGGAAATTACCCTAACTGGTCGTGTATTAGGCGTCGGGGGCATTCGAGAGAAGCTCATCGCCGCTCGTCGATCCCGACTTAACGTGTTAATTTTCCCAGAAGATAACCGTCGTGACTATGAGGAACTTCCGGCTTATCTAAAAAAAGGACTGAAAATTCATTTTGTAGCGCATTACGATGATGTTTTCAAAGTTGCCTTTCCACATATGAATTAG